One Tachysurus fulvidraco isolate hzauxx_2018 chromosome 2, HZAU_PFXX_2.0, whole genome shotgun sequence DNA segment encodes these proteins:
- the cirbpb gene encoding cold inducible RNA binding protein b isoform X2, which produces MSDEGKLFIGGLSYETTEHSLEEAFSKYGTIAKVDVIRDRETDRSRGFGFVTFENPDDAKDAMAAMNGKTVDGRTIRVDEAGKSGGRSGGFRGSGGRGFFRGGRGRGGGGYGGERSYGGERSYGRGGSSGYGSSDRGYGGRDRSYGSGERSYGGGGGGGGYSNRSGGYSGGGGGGYRDNRNQGGYERSSFGSYRDGYDSYD; this is translated from the exons ATGTCTGACGAGGGGAAACTCTTTATTGGTGGACTCAGCTATGAGACCACAGAGCATTCCCTGGAGGAGGCATTTTCCAAATACGGCACCATTGCTAAAG TTGATGTGATCCGAGATCGTGAGACTGACCGATCCAGAGGCTTCGGCTTTGTTACGTTTGAAAATCCAGATGATGCAAAGGACGCAATGGCTGCCATGAACGGAAAG ACCGTTGATGGCAGAACAATTCGTGTTGATGAAGCTGGTAAATCTGGCGGGAGATCTGGTGGCTTCAGAGGTTCTGGTGGCAGGGGTTTTTTCAGAGGTGGTAGAGGAAGAG GGGGTGGTGGATATGGAGGTGAGAGAAGCTATGGTGGTGAAAGGAGCTATGGCCGTGGTGGTAGTAGTGGTTATGGCAGTAGTGACCGTGGTTATGGAGGCAGAGATCGGAGTTATGGCAGTGGGGAAAGGAGCTATGGTGGcggcggtggtggtggtggctaCTCCAACAGGAGTGGAGGCTActcaggtggaggaggaggaggatacAGAGACAACAG GAACCAGGGTGGTTATGAGCGGTCGTCTTTCGGCTCCTATAGAGACGGCTATGACAGCTATG ATTGA
- the cirbpb gene encoding cold inducible RNA binding protein b isoform X1 produces MSDEGKLFIGGLSYETTEHSLEEAFSKYGTIAKVDVIRDRETDRSRGFGFVTFENPDDAKDAMAAMNGKTVDGRTIRVDEAGKSGGRSGGFRGSGGRGFFRGGRGRGGGGYGGERSYGGERSYGRGGSSGYGSSDRGYGGRDRSYGSGERSYGGGGGGGGYSNRSGGYSGGGGGGYRDNRNQGGYERSSFGSYRDGYDSYATHE; encoded by the exons ATGTCTGACGAGGGGAAACTCTTTATTGGTGGACTCAGCTATGAGACCACAGAGCATTCCCTGGAGGAGGCATTTTCCAAATACGGCACCATTGCTAAAG TTGATGTGATCCGAGATCGTGAGACTGACCGATCCAGAGGCTTCGGCTTTGTTACGTTTGAAAATCCAGATGATGCAAAGGACGCAATGGCTGCCATGAACGGAAAG ACCGTTGATGGCAGAACAATTCGTGTTGATGAAGCTGGTAAATCTGGCGGGAGATCTGGTGGCTTCAGAGGTTCTGGTGGCAGGGGTTTTTTCAGAGGTGGTAGAGGAAGAG GGGGTGGTGGATATGGAGGTGAGAGAAGCTATGGTGGTGAAAGGAGCTATGGCCGTGGTGGTAGTAGTGGTTATGGCAGTAGTGACCGTGGTTATGGAGGCAGAGATCGGAGTTATGGCAGTGGGGAAAGGAGCTATGGTGGcggcggtggtggtggtggctaCTCCAACAGGAGTGGAGGCTActcaggtggaggaggaggaggatacAGAGACAACAG GAACCAGGGTGGTTATGAGCGGTCGTCTTTCGGCTCCTATAGAGACGGCTATGACAGCTATG CTACACACgagtaa